Proteins encoded in a region of the Flavobacteriales bacterium genome:
- a CDS encoding N-acetylmuramoyl-L-alanine amidase produces MKRTIFLFAFLQITLFGFSQQQLLTNENAAVNFDAVYQSHPEIPRGILEAVAWNNTRMHHIDANEAESCMGIPKAWGIMGLTLDGKNYFRENLLLVSQLSGYSAEQIITSPQWCVDAYAKAYSAILNQKKKSNKNKVQPFNAELHAAVLYELSEIPDSGMVNHLAREIQVYQIFSFLNDVNKAQEFHFTPFQINLEKHFGDNYKILSARKIIFEEHAITNEMGEPYQVTQKNLRSTEYGPAIWTPAPTCNYSSRNGTAISAITIHTVQGTYAGAISWAQNCASSVSYHYVVRSSDGQITQMVAEANKAWHVGSENPYTIGYEHEGYVSQTGWYTTALYNASADLSRDICNSGYGIPPLRTYYGPSSTGTNTLGGCTKIKGHQHFPNQTHTDPGINWDWELYYRLINNAPTITSVTSSSGNFYDSGGAGNNYSDDERKITVIQPSGATSVTLTFTAFNIEANWDYMYIYNGNSINAPLIGVYTGTTSPGTVTGNTALTIEFRSDCSTTQSGWAASWTSNATPPPPTDNIAPSTNVIVNNTWQTQNFTVNFTDQDNVGGTGIEKSYYQVIDYDGSDWRANADNGFFSDNFDLPNIHADWFTMSGNWNIVNGELVQSDQTNGNTNMYAYLNQSLSNRYLYHWAGKMDGTGTNRRAGLHYFCDDATLSNRGNSYFVWFRLDNDKVQLYDVVNDVFTLVDEVPFNFNANQWYDFKVIYDRITGKHTVYIDNALVQTWTDATPHVTGDYISFRSGECIYTVNNLKIYRSRASSALVTVGTSGDLRYQNQDPLTPAGRIKSIVADNAGNLSAITWQDVNVDWTAPSDVSNVNDGPASDIDISTNANELQANWSNSFDQHSDVARYWYSVGTSAGATDVLNWTDNFWYDTVRIQGLSLNYGSTYFVNVKAENGAGLISGVVSSDGVLIQTPSNPPHANYVNGNTFICAGEQIHFQNNSSDATTFSWTFQNGSPSSSTQTHPDISYSVSGTYTVQLIATGPGGADTLISSINVDVSQPVIADFAVTDTTVYLPNAFVGFTNLSSNANGATWDFGDGNGNSGMNPWHIYTNSGDYVAVLISVNNACPADTAQKIIHVIGTNAIDETALSNFTIVQQLNQIMISTNNQHLLKKIDLYNMEGQLISTYVLPSTSAIIHTSAISAGVYVLRLESDNEIFIQKILISDHE; encoded by the coding sequence ATGAAAAGAACAATTTTCCTTTTTGCATTTTTGCAAATCACGTTGTTTGGTTTTTCCCAACAACAGCTTTTAACCAATGAAAACGCCGCTGTAAATTTCGATGCCGTTTATCAATCGCATCCGGAAATTCCTAGAGGAATACTCGAAGCGGTGGCATGGAACAATACACGAATGCATCATATTGACGCCAATGAAGCAGAAAGTTGCATGGGCATTCCCAAAGCATGGGGTATAATGGGACTCACCCTCGATGGCAAAAACTATTTCAGAGAAAATTTATTGTTGGTTAGTCAACTCTCCGGCTATTCTGCCGAGCAAATCATTACTTCACCGCAATGGTGTGTTGATGCGTATGCAAAAGCATATTCAGCAATTTTAAATCAGAAAAAAAAATCGAATAAGAATAAAGTCCAACCATTCAATGCAGAACTTCATGCTGCTGTCCTTTACGAATTATCGGAAATCCCCGATTCAGGAATGGTCAATCACTTAGCACGCGAAATTCAGGTTTATCAGATATTTTCATTCTTAAACGATGTCAATAAAGCACAGGAATTTCATTTCACGCCCTTTCAGATTAATCTTGAAAAACATTTTGGCGACAACTACAAAATTTTATCTGCGCGAAAAATCATCTTCGAAGAACATGCCATCACCAATGAAATGGGTGAGCCATACCAGGTGACTCAAAAAAATCTGAGAAGTACGGAATATGGTCCAGCTATTTGGACACCCGCCCCAACTTGCAATTACAGTTCTAGAAACGGAACGGCGATTTCTGCCATTACCATTCACACCGTGCAGGGAACTTATGCCGGAGCAATTTCCTGGGCACAAAACTGTGCATCGAGTGTCAGCTATCACTATGTAGTTAGATCGAGCGACGGACAAATAACTCAAATGGTAGCCGAAGCCAATAAAGCATGGCACGTAGGTTCAGAAAATCCGTACACCATCGGTTATGAGCACGAAGGGTATGTGAGTCAAACCGGATGGTACACCACTGCCTTATACAACGCCTCCGCAGATCTCAGTCGCGATATCTGCAATTCGGGATACGGAATTCCACCTTTGAGAACCTATTATGGTCCCTCCTCCACCGGTACCAACACACTGGGCGGATGTACCAAAATTAAAGGTCACCAACATTTCCCCAATCAAACACATACCGATCCGGGAATAAACTGGGATTGGGAATTGTATTATCGTTTAATCAATAATGCGCCGACCATCACCTCGGTGACAAGCAGCAGCGGAAATTTTTACGACAGCGGCGGAGCGGGAAATAATTATTCCGACGACGAACGAAAAATTACAGTGATACAACCCAGCGGAGCAACATCCGTTACGCTCACCTTTACCGCATTCAATATTGAAGCCAATTGGGATTACATGTACATCTACAATGGAAACAGCATCAATGCTCCTCTCATTGGCGTTTATACAGGAACCACATCACCGGGAACGGTGACCGGCAATACGGCATTAACCATTGAATTCAGAAGTGACTGTTCTACCACGCAAAGCGGATGGGCAGCGAGTTGGACCTCTAATGCAACTCCTCCACCTCCTACCGATAATATTGCGCCGAGTACCAATGTGATAGTGAATAACACCTGGCAAACACAAAATTTTACGGTGAACTTTACCGATCAGGACAATGTGGGAGGAACCGGAATTGAAAAATCATATTATCAAGTGATCGATTATGACGGAAGTGATTGGAGAGCAAATGCAGACAACGGATTTTTCTCTGATAATTTTGATTTACCGAATATCCATGCCGACTGGTTTACCATGAGTGGAAACTGGAATATTGTAAACGGAGAATTAGTGCAAAGCGATCAAACCAATGGCAATACAAATATGTATGCTTATTTGAATCAATCATTATCGAATCGTTATCTCTACCACTGGGCAGGAAAAATGGATGGCACAGGAACTAACCGCAGAGCAGGATTGCATTACTTCTGCGATGATGCCACATTAAGCAACAGAGGAAATTCTTATTTCGTTTGGTTTCGTCTCGATAACGACAAAGTACAATTGTACGATGTAGTAAATGATGTATTCACGTTGGTGGATGAAGTCCCATTTAATTTTAACGCCAATCAGTGGTACGATTTCAAAGTCATTTACGACCGCATTACCGGAAAGCACACGGTTTACATTGACAATGCACTCGTACAAACCTGGACCGATGCTACACCACATGTAACGGGCGATTATATTTCCTTTCGCAGTGGAGAATGTATTTACACGGTAAACAATCTTAAAATTTATCGTTCAAGAGCAAGTTCCGCATTAGTAACGGTAGGTACAAGCGGCGATTTGCGTTATCAAAATCAGGATCCGCTTACTCCTGCCGGAAGAATTAAATCGATTGTTGCAGACAATGCCGGAAATTTAAGCGCAATTACATGGCAGGATGTCAATGTAGACTGGACCGCTCCTTCTGATGTGAGTAATGTAAATGATGGTCCTGCCTCCGATATCGACATCAGCACCAATGCCAATGAATTACAAGCGAACTGGAGCAATTCATTCGATCAGCATTCCGACGTTGCACGATACTGGTATTCGGTAGGAACAAGTGCAGGTGCAACTGATGTATTAAACTGGACCGATAATTTCTGGTATGATACCGTTCGCATTCAGGGCTTAAGTCTCAATTATGGCAGCACCTATTTTGTAAATGTAAAAGCAGAAAACGGAGCAGGATTAATTTCAGGAGTTGTAAGTTCCGACGGTGTACTAATACAAACACCAAGCAATCCACCGCACGCCAATTATGTAAATGGCAACACCTTTATTTGTGCCGGTGAACAAATTCACTTTCAAAATAATTCCAGCGATGCAACAACATTTAGCTGGACCTTTCAAAATGGATCACCATCCAGCTCCACACAAACTCATCCGGATATTTCCTATTCTGTTTCCGGAACCTATACCGTACAATTGATTGCAACAGGTCCGGGTGGAGCAGACACCTTAATTTCGAGCATCAACGTGGATGTATCGCAACCTGTTATTGCAGATTTTGCAGTAACCGATACAACGGTTTATCTTCCGAATGCTTTTGTAGGATTTACCAATTTAAGTTCAAATGCAAATGGTGCAACTTGGGATTTTGGTGATGGAAACGGAAATTCAGGAATGAATCCCTGGCACATCTACACAAATTCCGGAGATTATGTTGCCGTTCTTATCAGTGTAAACAATGCTTGTCCGGCCGATACCGCACAAAAAATAATTCATGTAATCGGAACAAATGCCATTGATGAAACTGCTTTATCCAACTTCACTATTGTTCAGCAATTGAACCAGATTATGATCAGCACCAACAACCAGCACCTGCTTAAAAAAATTGATCTGTACAATATGGAAGGTCAACTCATCTCCACTTACGTCCTCCCTTCTACTTCCGCCATCATCCATACCTCTGCAATTTCTGCCGGTGTGTATGTATTGCGATTGGAATCTGACAATGAAATTTTCATTCAAAAAATACTGATCAGTGATCATGAATAA
- a CDS encoding transferase hexapeptide repeat family protein, with product MIYEFNGFIPVVHESSFVHPQACVTGNVIIGKNVYVGPGAAIRGDWGMIIIEDGCNIQENCTIHMFPGVTVHLKESAHIGHGAIIHGGVIGKNCLIGMNAVVMDNVTLGDECIVGALTFIPADSTFPARQLIVGNPARVAKEVSDDMINWKSKGTKLYQQLPSELYASLKPCEPLREIEANRPKQEAMYRTWNEIKKQ from the coding sequence ATGATTTACGAATTCAATGGATTTATTCCCGTAGTGCACGAAAGCTCTTTTGTGCATCCGCAAGCCTGCGTAACAGGAAACGTCATCATCGGAAAAAATGTATATGTTGGTCCCGGAGCTGCCATTCGCGGCGATTGGGGAATGATAATCATTGAAGATGGCTGCAACATTCAGGAGAATTGCACCATTCACATGTTTCCCGGCGTTACCGTTCATTTAAAAGAATCGGCGCATATTGGTCACGGTGCCATTATTCACGGCGGTGTAATTGGTAAAAATTGCTTAATCGGAATGAATGCGGTGGTGATGGATAATGTCACCCTCGGTGATGAATGCATTGTTGGCGCTCTTACTTTTATTCCTGCAGACAGCACTTTTCCGGCTCGTCAACTTATTGTAGGAAATCCTGCACGGGTTGCCAAGGAAGTTTCCGACGATATGATCAATTGGAAAAGCAAGGGAACTAAATTGTATCAGCAACTTCCTTCGGAATTGTATGCCAGTCTCAAACCCTGCGAACCACTGAGGGAAATAGAAGCGAACCGTCCGAAACAAGAAGCGATGTACCGCACCTGGAACGAAATTAAAAAGCAATAA
- a CDS encoding SRPBCC family protein produces the protein MITALIIIGSLIVLIVLFGFLSPRYARLHRSIEIKASPEVIWEQMIDLKNFVGNWSPWSKLDPNMKQEFSGSEKGLGARYFWSGDPKKVGEGTMEIIEVKEGKKVDTKIAFKGRGTAIACFILEDNGSGTCKVTWDFESDNGMNPIARIFGRMMEKFIGPDYEKGLRSLKDHCEK, from the coding sequence ATGATTACTGCTTTAATTATCATCGGGTCGCTGATTGTCCTGATTGTTTTATTCGGATTTTTATCTCCGCGTTACGCACGTTTACATCGCAGCATTGAAATAAAAGCTTCACCGGAGGTGATCTGGGAGCAAATGATCGATTTGAAAAATTTCGTTGGCAATTGGTCGCCCTGGTCCAAATTAGATCCCAACATGAAACAGGAATTTTCGGGAAGTGAAAAAGGATTAGGCGCTCGTTATTTCTGGTCGGGAGATCCAAAAAAAGTAGGAGAAGGAACCATGGAAATTATTGAAGTGAAAGAGGGGAAAAAGGTAGATACCAAAATTGCATTTAAAGGAAGAGGAACGGCTATTGCTTGTTTTATTCTTGAAGACAATGGCAGTGGAACTTGTAAAGTAACCTGGGATTTTGAATCTGACAATGGAATGAATCCCATTGCGCGTATTTTCGGTAGAATGATGGAGAAGTTTATTGGTCCCGACTACGAAAAAGGATTACGTTCGTTAAAAGACCATTGCGAAAAGTGA
- a CDS encoding asparagine synthetase B has translation MLFSQIARSNFIMVPMDEKQKNHLKSYGIAYWVLANNLEIEWLLNYRGGSFLLPYIKTIEEECVIRGVSYEVIVDSRAQSIRNEIADPEVNMEVVKLEKAPKIAVYAPKGHQPWDDAVTMVMTYAEIPYDQIYDSAVVTGALTKYDWLHLHHEDFTGQYGKFYAQYRNAAWYQNQQRETEAMAKFLGFNKVSELKLGVALRIKQYVANGGFLFTMCSGTDSFDIALSADGVDICGPMYDGDGQDPNAQSKLDYNRTFCFENFRLTMDPMIYEFSDIDGSTLHNLPESQDVFTLFEFSAKWDIVPTMLCQNHTAIVPGFMGQTTDFLKKFVKSSATIMGESKQFGTVRYVHGTYGKGTWTYYGGHDPEDYRHYVGDPPTDLSLHPNSPGYRLILNNILFPAAKKKKQKT, from the coding sequence ATGCTGTTTTCTCAGATCGCCCGTTCCAATTTTATCATGGTGCCGATGGATGAGAAACAAAAGAATCATTTGAAGTCCTACGGAATCGCCTATTGGGTTTTAGCCAATAACCTCGAAATAGAATGGCTGCTTAATTACAGAGGAGGTAGTTTTCTGCTTCCTTATATCAAGACCATCGAAGAAGAATGTGTAATCCGTGGCGTTTCGTATGAAGTGATTGTTGATTCCCGCGCACAATCCATCCGCAATGAAATTGCTGATCCGGAAGTGAACATGGAAGTGGTAAAACTGGAGAAAGCACCGAAGATAGCAGTGTATGCTCCTAAAGGACATCAACCCTGGGATGATGCGGTTACCATGGTCATGACCTATGCGGAAATTCCCTACGATCAGATTTACGATTCAGCCGTAGTTACCGGAGCACTTACGAAATACGACTGGTTGCATTTGCACCACGAAGATTTTACGGGTCAGTACGGAAAATTTTATGCCCAGTACCGAAATGCCGCCTGGTATCAAAATCAGCAACGGGAAACGGAAGCGATGGCAAAATTTCTTGGTTTTAATAAAGTTTCAGAATTAAAACTGGGTGTTGCCTTGCGTATAAAACAATACGTAGCGAATGGGGGATTCCTCTTCACCATGTGCTCCGGTACGGATTCGTTTGATATTGCATTATCTGCAGATGGCGTTGATATTTGCGGACCCATGTACGATGGCGATGGTCAGGATCCGAATGCGCAAAGTAAACTGGATTATAACCGGACATTCTGTTTCGAAAATTTCCGATTAACGATGGATCCGATGATTTATGAATTTTCGGATATCGATGGTTCTACTCTGCATAATCTTCCCGAATCGCAGGATGTGTTTACCCTTTTTGAATTCTCAGCCAAATGGGATATTGTGCCCACCATGCTCTGCCAAAATCACACCGCCATTGTTCCCGGATTTATGGGACAAACCACCGACTTCCTCAAAAAGTTTGTAAAGAGTAGCGCCACCATTATGGGTGAAAGCAAACAATTCGGAACGGTGCGTTATGTGCACGGAACCTATGGAAAAGGAACCTGGACCTATTATGGCGGACACGATCCCGAAGATTATCGTCACTATGTCGGCGATCCTCCAACCGATTTAAGTCTGCATCCCAATTCGCCGGGGTATCGCTTAATTCTGAATAACATTCTTTTTCCTGCTGCAAAAAAGAAAAAGCAGAAAACCTGA
- the dnaB gene encoding replicative DNA helicase: MDEQKDIKTEQRRGASRPKSIGTINVDGGKLPPQALDLEEAVLGAMMLEKNAVNDAIDILKPESFYKEAHQKIFAAITELFQKSQPIDILTVTATLRQKGELDIVGGPFYISQLTNRVASAANVEYHARIISQKHILRELIRISSETIKDAYEETTDVFDLMDATEGELYKVTQGNIRRDYESMDKLILQAIDEIEKAKGHMDGISGVPTGFTELDRVTSGWQRSDMVVIAARPGMGKTAFVLSMARNTAVQFNQPVAVFSLEMSALQLVNRLIASETELPADKLRKGNLAEHELQQLHSRIKKLSEAPIFIDDTPALSIFELRAKARRLVGQHGVKLIIIDYLQLMTAGGEGKGNREQEISTISRSIKSIAKELDVPVIALSQLSRSVETRGGDKRPMLSDLRESGAIEQDADIVCFIYRPEYYGITEDEKGQSLHGVGEIIIAKHRNGSLENVQLKFVGQFAKFDNLDSFQFEDNYAANNMMPNTDFDGGTGQKTPTTNVIKRSKMDDLNDDEDFDIGFGPMKPGGFEPDPF, from the coding sequence ATGGATGAACAGAAAGATATAAAAACAGAACAGCGCAGAGGAGCCTCTCGTCCGAAGAGCATTGGTACTATAAATGTGGATGGTGGAAAATTACCTCCTCAGGCTTTGGATTTGGAGGAGGCCGTGTTGGGTGCCATGATGCTGGAGAAAAATGCAGTAAATGATGCGATCGATATTTTAAAACCCGAATCCTTTTACAAAGAAGCGCATCAAAAAATATTTGCAGCCATTACTGAATTATTTCAGAAGTCGCAACCAATCGATATTCTCACTGTAACGGCAACATTGCGCCAGAAGGGTGAACTGGATATTGTTGGAGGTCCCTTTTATATTTCTCAATTAACCAATCGCGTTGCTTCTGCAGCCAATGTGGAATACCATGCGCGGATTATTTCTCAGAAACATATTTTGCGTGAACTCATTCGTATTTCTTCGGAGACCATTAAGGATGCTTATGAAGAAACTACTGATGTATTCGATTTAATGGATGCCACCGAGGGTGAATTGTATAAAGTTACCCAGGGAAATATTCGTCGCGATTATGAATCGATGGATAAATTAATCCTTCAGGCCATTGATGAAATTGAAAAGGCCAAAGGACATATGGATGGTATCAGTGGTGTTCCAACCGGATTCACGGAACTGGATCGTGTTACCTCAGGCTGGCAACGTTCCGACATGGTAGTTATTGCTGCTCGTCCGGGTATGGGTAAAACCGCTTTCGTTTTATCGATGGCCAGAAATACTGCGGTTCAATTTAATCAACCGGTTGCCGTATTCTCGCTGGAGATGTCGGCCCTGCAGTTGGTGAATCGTTTGATTGCTTCCGAAACTGAATTGCCTGCCGATAAATTACGTAAGGGAAATCTGGCAGAGCATGAATTACAACAATTGCATTCGCGCATTAAAAAATTATCGGAAGCACCGATTTTTATTGATGATACCCCGGCACTTTCCATTTTCGAATTGCGTGCAAAGGCGCGCCGGTTGGTGGGGCAGCATGGAGTTAAATTAATCATTATCGACTACCTGCAATTAATGACGGCCGGTGGTGAAGGAAAAGGAAACCGCGAGCAGGAAATTTCTACGATTTCGAGAAGTATAAAATCCATTGCCAAAGAATTGGATGTTCCGGTTATTGCACTTTCGCAGCTTTCCCGTTCGGTGGAAACACGTGGAGGCGATAAACGTCCGATGCTTTCTGACCTTCGTGAATCGGGTGCAATTGAACAGGATGCGGATATCGTTTGCTTTATTTACCGTCCCGAATACTACGGTATCACGGAAGATGAAAAAGGACAATCACTTCACGGCGTGGGTGAAATCATTATTGCAAAACACCGTAATGGTTCACTGGAAAATGTGCAATTGAAATTCGTTGGACAATTCGCCAAATTCGATAATCTCGATTCCTTCCAGTTCGAAGATAATTACGCTGCCAATAACATGATGCCTAATACCGACTTCGATGGCGGTACCGGACAGAAAACCCCAACTACTAACGTGATTAAACGGAGTAAGATGGATGATCTGAACGATGATGAAGACTTTGATATTGGTTTTGGTCCCATGAAGCCTGGTGGATTTGAACCGGATCCGTTCTAA
- a CDS encoding aldo/keto reductase: MQYKLFGKSGLRVSELCLGTMTFGEEWGYGANKEESRTIFNSFLEAGGNFIDTANRYTEGTSEKFIGEFVKESQRRDELVIATKCTLYTQSGRINDSGNHRKSLVQNLEGSLKRLQLDYVDMLYIHAWDFTTAEDEVMRALDDLVRSGKVLYIAVSDTPAWMIARSNAIAELKGWSRFAGMQVEYSLITRDAERDLLPLAKYTDMGVTAWAPLAGGALTGKYLGNNQDPKRLKEGSKRLNEKSMSIAETVVKIANENNCAPAHVALNWVRKNKASVIPIIGARSAKQFQESLHCLNHSISDEQMQELNSVSEIELGFPHDFLKQDGVKTVMYGGLYDKIDRSNLKL; the protein is encoded by the coding sequence ATGCAATACAAACTTTTTGGGAAAAGCGGTCTACGCGTTTCGGAGTTGTGTTTAGGTACAATGACCTTTGGCGAAGAATGGGGATATGGTGCTAATAAAGAGGAAAGTCGAACCATTTTTAATTCCTTTTTGGAAGCCGGAGGGAATTTTATTGATACTGCCAACCGTTACACCGAAGGAACCAGCGAAAAATTCATTGGCGAATTTGTGAAGGAAAGTCAACGCCGGGATGAATTAGTCATAGCTACTAAATGTACCTTATACACCCAGTCGGGAAGGATTAACGATTCGGGAAATCACCGGAAAAGTCTCGTTCAAAATCTGGAAGGAAGTTTAAAACGACTCCAGCTCGATTATGTTGATATGCTTTACATCCACGCATGGGATTTTACAACGGCAGAAGATGAAGTAATGCGGGCTTTGGATGATTTAGTCCGTTCGGGAAAGGTGCTGTATATCGCTGTATCGGATACACCGGCCTGGATGATTGCGCGAAGCAATGCGATTGCCGAATTAAAAGGATGGAGTCGTTTTGCAGGTATGCAGGTGGAGTACTCGCTCATCACCCGTGATGCAGAACGCGATTTACTTCCATTGGCAAAATATACAGATATGGGAGTTACGGCATGGGCTCCATTGGCAGGTGGTGCATTAACCGGAAAATACCTCGGCAATAATCAGGATCCGAAACGACTCAAAGAAGGCTCTAAGCGATTAAACGAAAAAAGCATGTCCATTGCAGAAACCGTTGTAAAAATTGCCAATGAAAACAACTGTGCACCTGCTCATGTGGCATTAAACTGGGTGCGCAAAAATAAAGCTTCTGTAATTCCGATTATTGGGGCTAGATCCGCCAAACAATTTCAGGAAAGTCTTCACTGTTTAAATCATTCCATTTCGGATGAACAGATGCAGGAACTAAATTCCGTAAGTGAAATTGAATTGGGATTTCCGCATGACTTTTTAAAACAGGACGGCGTAAAAACCGTAATGTATGGTGGACTCTATGATAAAATTGATCGTTCGAATCTGAAATTGTAA
- a CDS encoding DUF2892 domain-containing protein, with the protein MKQNVGNIDRVVRILVAVVFAVLYFTHSVEGTLGLVLLILGAVFALTALVGFCPLYLPFGISTCKTKK; encoded by the coding sequence ATGAAACAAAACGTAGGAAACATCGATCGCGTAGTACGCATCCTTGTTGCAGTAGTATTTGCTGTACTTTATTTTACCCACTCGGTTGAAGGAACACTTGGTTTGGTTCTTCTTATTCTTGGGGCTGTATTTGCTTTGACGGCTTTGGTTGGATTTTGTCCTTTGTACCTGCCGTTTGGAATTAGCACCTGCAAAACGAAGAAGTAA
- a CDS encoding cation diffusion facilitator family transporter, with the protein MSVKRDNVRLQFLILTLGFVLMGIKFFTWYLTRSNTILTDALESIVNVLAGGFALFALWLSARPKDEDHPYGHGKIEFISAGFEGALILLAGLSIIAKSIYNLFYPAEISSLDLGIYLSVATGAANYLFGVVLEKRGRKVRSLAMVASGQHLKSDGYTSAGMIAGLLLIILTDILWLDSAIAIVMGSVIVFMGGKIVRKSLAGIMDEADLEVIDEMLEILNRNRKENWIDVHNLRVIKYGTTYHIDSHVTLPWYIDLKMAHHQIEEMAKIIESEAQNDVEFFIHTDPCTDDSCAICEIKDCPARKMKFEKKINWSRTTLLANLKHTRDTQS; encoded by the coding sequence ATGAGTGTAAAGCGCGATAATGTCCGACTCCAATTCCTGATTCTCACCTTGGGTTTTGTACTTATGGGTATAAAATTCTTTACATGGTACTTAACCCGATCCAATACCATTTTAACCGATGCACTGGAGAGTATCGTTAATGTACTGGCAGGTGGTTTTGCTTTGTTTGCCTTGTGGTTATCGGCACGACCAAAAGATGAAGATCATCCTTATGGACACGGAAAAATTGAATTTATTTCTGCAGGCTTCGAAGGTGCGCTGATATTGCTGGCGGGATTGTCGATTATAGCAAAGTCCATTTACAATTTATTTTATCCCGCCGAAATTTCATCGCTCGATCTTGGGATTTATTTGTCCGTTGCTACCGGTGCTGCTAATTATTTATTTGGTGTTGTTCTTGAAAAAAGAGGAAGAAAAGTTCGTTCACTGGCCATGGTAGCGAGTGGTCAGCATTTAAAAAGTGATGGTTATACGTCTGCAGGAATGATCGCCGGTTTGTTGTTGATTATTTTGACCGACATCTTATGGCTCGATTCAGCCATTGCGATTGTAATGGGAAGTGTTATTGTATTTATGGGAGGAAAAATTGTTCGGAAATCACTCGCCGGTATTATGGATGAAGCAGACCTGGAGGTGATTGATGAAATGCTTGAAATTTTAAACCGCAACCGAAAAGAGAACTGGATTGATGTACATAATCTTCGTGTGATTAAATACGGAACAACGTATCATATCGATAGTCACGTAACGCTACCCTGGTACATCGATTTAAAAATGGCGCATCATCAAATAGAGGAGATGGCTAAAATCATTGAATCCGAAGCGCAGAATGATGTGGAGTTTTTTATTCATACCGACCCCTGTACCGATGACTCCTGCGCAATTTGTGAAATAAAAGATTGTCCTGCCCGCAAGATGAAATTCGAAAAGAAAATCAACTGGAGCAGGACAACCCTGCTTGCTAACCTTAAACACACCCGCGATACGCAATCCTGA
- a CDS encoding four helix bundle protein: MSMLKTFEDLDVYKKCREFRQEISSLVKSLPQTENHKLQSQLLRSSRAVTSAIAEGFGRFHHLENIQFCRQSRGSLMETLEHLIIAHDEGYITENTLDDFRNKHAECMKILNAYISYLKKTKNRAFESAPATPYLQEPVY; this comes from the coding sequence ATGAGTATGCTTAAAACATTCGAAGACCTCGATGTGTATAAGAAGTGCAGAGAGTTCAGACAAGAGATTTCAAGTCTTGTTAAATCATTACCACAAACCGAAAATCACAAATTACAAAGTCAGTTATTACGTTCATCGCGCGCTGTAACCAGTGCCATTGCTGAAGGATTCGGACGTTTTCATCATTTGGAAAACATTCAGTTTTGTCGCCAATCGCGTGGTTCCTTAATGGAAACGCTGGAGCATTTGATCATAGCCCACGACGAAGGTTATATTACTGAAAACACACTCGATGATTTCAGAAACAAACATGCTGAGTGCATGAAAATTTTAAATGCTTATATTTCTTATCTGAAGAAAACGAAAAACCGTGCGTTCGAAAGTGCGCCGGCTACTCCTTATCTCCAGGAACCCGTTTATTAA